The following proteins are co-located in the Octopus sinensis linkage group LG24, ASM634580v1, whole genome shotgun sequence genome:
- the LOC115223896 gene encoding zinc finger protein 525-like, translating into MDFSEKLPKKEEKSSHSCDICHKTFSLKGNLTHHKLIHRKRPHYCDTCGKLFSQMHLLTTHKLVHSGERPYECGICTKSFSDRHSLAKHIDIHTGEKPYRCDICGKSFLRKHSLVVHKQVHTGEKPHACDICGKSFSRVHHLVTHKNFHMGERPYTCNICGQSFTLKSHLEGHKRTHTGEKPYRCDICGKSFTRSDSLTCHIRVHTGEKPFQCNICGESFSERGNLAKHKYLHTGEKLYHCDICGKSFFQKVHLKSHLLIHTGEKPYPCKICGKSFTSGSTLTVHHKRVHTGT; encoded by the coding sequence atggaTTTTTCTGAAAAATTGCCAAAGAAGGAGGAAAAATCATCACACTCGTGTGATATCTGTCATAAGACATTTTCTCTGAAGGGTAACCTTACTCATCATAAACTGATTCACAGAAAGAGACCACAttattgtgatacctgtggtaaattgTTTTCTCAAATGCATTTATTAACCACTCACAAACTCGTTCATTCTGGAGAAAGACCATATGAATGTGGTATCTGCactaaatcattctctgacagaCACAGCTTAGCCAAACACATagatattcatacaggtgaaaagccatatcgctgtgatatctgtggtaaatcattcttgcGTAAGCATTCCTTAGTTGTTCACAAACAGGTCCATACTGGAGAAAAGCCACATgcctgtgacatctgtggtaaatctttctctcgagtacatcatttggttactcacaaaaaCTTCCATATGGGAGAAAGGCCGTATACCTGTAATATTTGTGGTCAGTCATTCACATTAAAAAGTCACTTAGAAGGtcacaaacgtactcacacaggtgaaaaaccatatcgctgtgatatctgtggtaaatcattcactcgaaGTGACAGCCTGACTTGCCACAttcgtgttcatacaggtgagaaaccctttcagtgtaatatttgtggtgagtcattctctGAAAGGGGCAATTTAGCTAAACACAAATAccttcatacaggtgagaaactgtatcactgtgatatctgtggaaaatcattctttcaaaaagtACACTTAAAATCTCACTTACTTATTCAcactggggagaaaccatatccctgtaaaatctgtggtaaatcattcacaaGTGGAAGTACATTAACTGTTCAccataaacgtgttcatacaggtacataa